CGGTCCGATTACCTGAACGATTTCAAGGGGCAGCGCACGGGCTATGCAACGCAGTACTCGGAGAACACGCTGGCGCTGAGCCACTGGTTCGGTAGCACCATCCAGCTACGGCCGGAGGTGCGGTTCGACCGGGCGTGGAATCGCAAGGCCTACGACAACGGCACCAAGCACAACCAGTTCACGGCTGCCTCGGATCTGGTAATTCACTTCTAAGAGAGAAAGAAATACGCGAAGCGTCCAGAACCGCACGAAGTGCCGCCCGCCCGGCGCAAGGGCGCCGTTGCCGTTGCCTGTTTTTTGGTTGTCATTCAGGAGCGAAGCGGAGGAATCTGCTTCTGTCTTTGCTGTTGTCTTTGTTCTTGCCGTTGCTTCTGGGGCAGGTCCGGGCTTTAGCCCGGACATTAAAACCCGCCACAGACGCGGGCTTTAGCCCCCGAGGTTTGCTTTCTTTTCTCAACCACAACAGCAAAAGCAACAACGCCCTCACGCCGGGCGGGCGGCACTTCGTGCGGTTCTCGACGCTTCGCGTAACGACTCTACCCTTCCCGCTCCAGCACCACCGCATAGAACCCATCGCAGGGATCGACACCCGGCAGCGTACGCAGCGCGCCATCGCGGACCATGCCCTTCAGCTCCAACCCCACCTTCAGCTCCTCCACCGGCACACGACGCCAGCCACCGGCCACCGCCGCAACCACCTGCTCATTCTCCTCCGGCTCCAGCGAGCAGGTGGAATAAACCAGCCGCCCACCCGGCGCAACGCGCTCCAGAGCCGCCGTCAGGATCGCCCGCTGCCTCTCCGACTGCCTCACCAACTCCTCCGGTTGAAGACGCAGCCGGATCTCCGGATTGCGCGCCAGCGTGCCCGTTCCACTGCAAGGCACATCGCACAGGATCAGGTCGAACAGCCCCGCCGAAGCAGGCAGCCGAACCGCATCGGTGGCCGCCGTCTTGATGTTGGCTGCGTAAGAAAAACGCCGTAGCCGCGCCTGCATCTGGGTCATGCGCTTGGCGCTCACATCGGTCGCCAGCAGCTCGGCCTCGGGGGCGCGCAGAGCCAGCATCAGCGTCTTGCCTCCGGGAGCAGCGCAGCAGTCCCACAGCCGCGCCGGACGGCCATCCGTGGCAGGGATCGCAGCCGCAGCAATCTCGGCCACCAAGCGCGAGCCGTCGTCCATCGTGGGCGCATTCTCCTCGGCTGGAGCGTCCGCAAACAAGCCGCCGCCGGCCGGTTCAGACTGGCCGGACTCGCAGATCTTCAGCGCCGCCTCACGGCCATAGCTCGCCACCCAGCGCTCCACCAGCCACAGCGGATGCGAGAGCCGCTCCGCAAACGCCGCCGTCGTCTCGAAGACCTTCGCTCCCGGCGGCGGAGCCGTGGCCAGCTTGCGCAGAATCGCGTTCACCATGCCGGTCGCGTGCGGATTCCCGGCGGCGCGGCACAGCTCCACGCTCTCGCTCAGAGCCGCGTGCGCGGGGATACGGTCCATGTGCAGCAGTTGAAACGCGCCCAGCCGCAGAGCCAGCGCGACCGGCTCCGCCAGCCTCTGGTCGGGCCTCTGCAACAGCTTGCTGATGCGGGCATCGAGGGCGATCTGCCAGCGCAGCACCCCCATCACGAGAGCGGTGGTCAGGTTGCGGTCGGCCTCGGAGAGTTCTTTCGTACGAACCCCGTGCAGCAGCTCGTCGCTATGGCCCTTGCCCTGCCCTACCAGCGTCAGAATCTCGAACGCCACCCGCCGCGCAGCCGTTACCTTAGTCTGCGCCTCAAGCGCCGAGAGGGTCGGCCCCGCGCTCGCCGGACGCGCCTTGGCAAACTTCTTCGGAACCCGGCCTCCGGCAGCCAGCACCTTCGCCGCAGCCTCGAGGCCGCCCGGATCTTTCTTCACCACAGACTTCTTCTTCAACTTCCCACCCGCTCGCCGCTCTTCACCTGAAACCCACGCAGAAACTCCGCCGCCATCATCCTCTTCTTACCTTCCATCTGGACCTCTACCAGCTCCAGCATCGAACCATCTCCACAACCGACCAGTAGACGGTCTCCATCCACGCGCAACTCGCCCGCGACGCCCGTGCCCTCCGCCAGCCGCATCAGGTTCACGATAAGCTTCTTGCCGCGCAGCGAGGTAAACGCCCCCGGCCACGGCTGAAATCCACGCCAGCGGTCGTAAAGTTTTTTTGCCGTCAGGGAGAAGTCCATGCGACCATCCTCCCGCGTCAGGATCGGCGCCAGCGTGGCCTGCGCGTGATCCTGCGCGACGGGGACGATCTTGCCCGACTCCAGCCCCGCCAGCGTCTCGACCACCAGCGTGGCCCCCACCTCGGCCAGGCTCTCGAAGAGGTCCTCGGCGGTATCGGTGGGCGCGATCGGCTGCTTGTGCACCAGCAACATTGGCCCCGTATCCAGCCCGGCCTCGAGCAGCATGGTGGTCACGCCGGTCTCGGTCTCGCCGTTGGCCACGGCCCATTGGATCGGCGCGGCTCCGCGGTACTTCGGCAGCAGCGAGCCGTGCAGATTGATGCAGCCGTACTTCGGCAGCGCCAGCATCCAGTCCGGAATGATGCGCCCGTAGGCGACCACGAGGATCGCATCCGGCGCAATGGCCTCGAGCTGCGCGCGAAACTCTGGGTTGTTCTTGATCTTCTCCGGCTGCACCACCGGAAGGGCCAGCTCCAGCGCGGCCCGCTTGACCGCCGAGAAGTGCATCTCCATCCCGCGCCCGGCAGCGCGATCCGGCTGGGTCACCACCAGGCGCACGTCATGGCCGGCTGCGATGACCGCCTGCAGCGTATCGACCGCGAACTCCGGGGTCCCGCAAAATACCAGCTTCATT
This is a stretch of genomic DNA from Granulicella sp. WH15. It encodes these proteins:
- a CDS encoding transcription antitermination factor NusB; this encodes MKKKSVVKKDPGGLEAAAKVLAAGGRVPKKFAKARPASAGPTLSALEAQTKVTAARRVAFEILTLVGQGKGHSDELLHGVRTKELSEADRNLTTALVMGVLRWQIALDARISKLLQRPDQRLAEPVALALRLGAFQLLHMDRIPAHAALSESVELCRAAGNPHATGMVNAILRKLATAPPPGAKVFETTAAFAERLSHPLWLVERWVASYGREAALKICESGQSEPAGGGLFADAPAEENAPTMDDGSRLVAEIAAAAIPATDGRPARLWDCCAAPGGKTLMLALRAPEAELLATDVSAKRMTQMQARLRRFSYAANIKTAATDAVRLPASAGLFDLILCDVPCSGTGTLARNPEIRLRLQPEELVRQSERQRAILTAALERVAPGGRLVYSTCSLEPEENEQVVAAVAGGWRRVPVEELKVGLELKGMVRDGALRTLPGVDPCDGFYAVVLEREG
- the fmt gene encoding methionyl-tRNA formyltransferase, whose product is MKLVFCGTPEFAVDTLQAVIAAGHDVRLVVTQPDRAAGRGMEMHFSAVKRAALELALPVVQPEKIKNNPEFRAQLEAIAPDAILVVAYGRIIPDWMLALPKYGCINLHGSLLPKYRGAAPIQWAVANGETETGVTTMLLEAGLDTGPMLLVHKQPIAPTDTAEDLFESLAEVGATLVVETLAGLESGKIVPVAQDHAQATLAPILTREDGRMDFSLTAKKLYDRWRGFQPWPGAFTSLRGKKLIVNLMRLAEGTGVAGELRVDGDRLLVGCGDGSMLELVEVQMEGKKRMMAAEFLRGFQVKSGERVGS